A window of the Gordonia humi genome harbors these coding sequences:
- a CDS encoding nuclear transport factor 2 family protein: protein MMDLQEISDRFEIQQLMIDYSTAIDSRRFDDLDRVFTPDAHIDYRATGGTTGRFPEVKAWLAEILPRFPAYAHLLGNFDLSIHGDAATGRTMCFNPMVLSQEPKQVLYCGIWYLDEFVRTDDGWRISRRVEEKCYDQIV from the coding sequence ATGATGGACCTGCAGGAGATCTCGGACCGCTTCGAGATCCAACAACTGATGATCGACTACTCGACGGCGATCGACTCCCGCCGCTTCGACGATCTGGACCGGGTGTTCACCCCGGACGCGCACATCGACTACCGCGCCACCGGTGGCACCACCGGACGGTTCCCCGAGGTCAAGGCATGGCTCGCCGAGATCCTCCCCCGCTTCCCCGCCTACGCCCACCTCCTCGGCAACTTCGATCTGTCGATCCACGGCGACGCTGCGACCGGGCGCACCATGTGCTTCAATCCGATGGTGCTATCGCAGGAGCCGAAACAGGTCCTGTACTGCGGCATCTGGTATCTCGACGAGTTCGTGCGCACCGACGACGGCTGGCGGATCAGCCGCCGCGTCGAGGAGAAGTGCTACGACCAGATCGTGTGA